A segment of the Haladaptatus sp. R4 genome:
GACCGATTGCTCGACTTGCGCGCGGAAGGGAAAGCGATCGTCCTCATCTCCTCGAAACTCGACGAAGTGCAGCAACTCTCGGACCGACTCGCAGTCATGTACGAAGGAACCATCATGGACGTCGTTGACCCGGACCAGGTAACCGAAGAGGAACTCGGCCTGCTGATGGCGGGCGAGCATCCGGATGACACACCCAGTCTCCGAGGTGAAGTTCAGTGAGTTCGTGGCGGGACCAAGCGGAAAAGGGCCTCACTCGACTCACGGAAACGTCGGCGGTCGAACGGATTCTCATCAGCCTCGCCGCGCTCGTCATGTCGATCATCGTCGGCGGGTTCGTCATCCTCATCTCGGGATGGGTCGCGACCTGTTCCGAGCCGTTTCTCGCACAGCAAGTCCTCATCACGATTCCGGGAACGGGCGGCTGGGGGGTCCAGTTCCCGATTCCGGGATCGTTCTGTTACAACCCGATCCAGGTGTACAAGTATCTCTTCGTGGGATCGTTCGCCAACCCGCAGACGTCCACCCTGTTCCCGCCGGACTTCGTCCTCGACAAGTTCAGCCTCGCGGTAACGCTGCGCCAGACGAGCGTCCTCCTGCTCGCCGGACTGGCCGCCGCCATCGCGTTCCGGGCGGGAATGTTCAACATCGGAACGCAAGGACAACTCGTCCTCGGTGGACTCGGCTCCGCGCTGTCGGTGCTGTGGGTCGCCCCACATGTCCCCGGCGGACTCGTGGGAAGCATCATCCTCATCCCGCTCGGGTTGCTATCCGGAGCGGTCGTCGGTGGTATCTACGGTGCGATACCAGGAGCGATGAAGGCGTACGCGGATGCGAACGAGGTCATCACGACCATCATGCTCAACTTCATCGCCACGGGTATCGCGTTCGTCCTCGTCTCGGAGTACTTCAAGAATCCGGCGAGTCAGACCGTCGAAACGCGTCCGATGCCGTCGGCGGCGGTGCTGTCACCCATCGTCTTCCCGAGTCAGGCGTCGTTCTCCATCCTCGTCCTCATCGGCGCGCTCGCCCTCTCGGGAGGGGCCTACCTGCTCCTCCACCGGACGGCGTTCGGGTACGACCTCAGGACGAGCGGCGTTCAGCCGGAAGCCGCGGAGTACGGCGGCGTGGACGCGAAGCGAACGATGGTATCGAGCATGGCCCTCTCCGGTGCCGTCGCCGGAATCGCGGGGACGGTGTACGTCCTGATGATTCTGGGCCGGTGGCAACAGGGCGTTCCGTCCTACGGTTTCGACGGTATCACGGTGACGATCCTGGCGGGTAACAACCCGCTCGGTATCCCGCTGGCTGCGCTCCTGTTCGGCATGCTGAAAAGCGGGAGCCTCGCCATCGACTTCGGACTCGGCGTTCCGAAACAACTCGTCGGCGTCCTGCGCGGTCTCATCATCCTGTTCGTCGCCATGCCGGAGTTCTTCCGGATGATCGGCAAACGGGTGACGACCCCGAGTTCGTCGGGTGCCGTCGCCGCGGATGGCGGTACGAGTCGACGGAGGTGAGAACGATGAATAGACGCGTTCGGCTAACCATCTGGTCCGTCGTCATCGCGGCGATCATCGGCGTCGTCGGGTTCCTGTTCCCGAACAGCGTCGTCGGCAAGATCGTCGGCACGATCAACGGGAGCTACGCGAGTGCGGCACTCCGCGCGACGGTACCGATCGGATTCGCCGCACTCGGCGGCATCTTCGCCGAGAAGAGCGGCGTCATCAACATCGGACTCGAAGGCCACCTCATCATCTCGGCGTTCACCGGTGTCGCGGTCGCCAACGCGCTCGCCGGACCGGCAGGCGCGACACAGACGACCCTCTGGCTCGGCTTCTTCGCCGCAGTCATCGCGAGCGGACTGCTCGCGCTCCTGTTCGCCGTCGTCTGCATCGAGTTCAAGGCCGATCAAATCATCGCCGGACTCGCGGTGTGGCTCATCGCGCTCGGTCTCGCACCGTTCGCGAGCAAGATCCTGTGGGGCGGAATCAACAGTCCGAGCGTCGGGACGATAACGAACTGGCGGATTCCGCTTCTCGCGAAGATCCCGGTCATCGGTCCGGTGCTCTTCAACGCGAACCCGACGGTGTACATGCTCCTCATCGCCGTTCCGCTGACGTGGGGAGTCCTGAACAAGACGGCGTTCGGTCAGTGGGTGAAAGCCAGCGGGGAGAACCCGATGGCGCTCGATACGGTCGGGATTAACGTCCACCGCGTGCGATACGCGAGCGTCCTCATCTCGGGGCTCCTCGCCGGAATCGGTGGTGCGGGGCTCTCGCTCGGGCAGGCGGGGCTGTTCAACGGCAGCGGCACCACGATGGTCAACGGCCGTGGCTGGATCGGCATCACCGCCTATTTGTTCGGGAACTACAACCCGTTCGGCGCGTTCGGCGCGTCGTTCCTCTTCGCCAGCCTCGACGCGCTTCAGTTGCGACTCCAGCAGGTCGGGTTCAACGTGCCACGCGAACTCATCGGAATCATCCCGTACGTGACGGTCATCATCGTGTTGGTGTTCGTCGGGCACACGCGAACCCCGGACGCCGCAGGCGAACCCTACGAGTCCGGCGAGGAATAGGGTGCACGGCGGCGGTCGGTCGTTCGCGATGACCCGTTTTTGATCGACCCGATTCCCTTTGTCTTCGGTTCGTTTCCCCGATTCGTTCGACGCGAGGAGCAGTTGCTGTGGGGAGTTCCGTAAAGTCACGGATAGTATGGTTTGAACGAGCGCGAGCGAAACGAGCAGTCGGACGAGCACGGCGATTCTGGTTCCGTGATGGTATATGAACGTTCGGGAAAGTGGAGAGAGAGGACTCGTACGGACGCGGCGTGTGCGCTCGGCGTGTGCACCGCGTCTTCGCGCGCCGACCGCTCCGCTACTCGTCTCGAACCTCCCGTTTTCGGGTTTTATTTGAACCGTCGTCACGCATCCGTCGTATGGACGAACTCGTCGAGCAGGCACGCGAGATTCAGGACCGTGCACACGTCCCGTACTCGGAGTACCCGGTCGGGGCGGCGCTCAGAACCGCGGACGGAACCGTCTACGTCGGCTGTAACATCGAGAACGCGAACTTCAGCAACTCGCTCCACGCCGAGGAAGTCGCGTTCGCCGAGGCGATAAAGTCGGGACACCGGGAGTTCGACCGTCTCGCGGTTAGTTCCGCGCGGCGTGACGGCGTGACCCCCTGTGGAATGTGCAGGCAGACGCTTTCGGAGTTCTGCGACGACGACCTCGTCGTCGTCTGCGACCACGGCGACGACGTTCGGGAGTACACGCTCGGTGAGTTGCTGCCGGATACGATCACCGAGGAGATGCTGGACTGATCGTCGTCCGTCGCCCGAAACGCGAAGCACCTATTTCTGCGGCGGCGAACGTGAGTGGTATGGATGATAGCGAAGACCCGAACGCGGAGGTACAGTACCACATCGAAGTCGGCGAGGACGACGTTGCGAACGCGGTTCTCCTGCCCGGTAACCCGGAACGAGTCGAAAAGATAACCCAGTTCTGGGACTCGGCGGACGAGAAGGCGTTCCACCGCGAGTACCGAACCGTGACGGGAACGTACGACGACGCGCCCATCAGCGTCACTTCGACCGGCATCGGCAGTCCGTCGGCCGCGATTGCGGTCGAGGAACTGGCGCGAATCGGTGCGGACACGTTCATCCGCGTCGGGTCCTGCGGAGCGATCCAACCCGAGATGAACGTCGGCGACCTCGTCATCACGACCGGCGGGGTTCGACAGGAAGGGACGAGCGACGAGTACGTTCGGGAGGATTATCCGGCGGTCGCGGATTACGAAGTCGTCGCGGCGCTGGTCGCCGCGGCGGAACGACTGGATTATGACTATCACACCGGCATCACGATGAGCGCCGACAGTTTCTACGCGGGGCAGGGTCGTCCCGGGTTCGAGGGCTTCCTCGCGGAGGGAGGCGACGAACTCGTGTCCCATCTGCGGGACGCGAACGTGAAGAACATCGAAATGGAAGCGAGCGCGATTCTGACGATTGCGAACGTCTACGGTCTCCGAGCGGGAGCGATTTGTTCGGTGTACGCGAACCGCGAGACCGGCGAGTTCAGAACCGAAGGCGAACATCGGGCCGCCGAAACGGCCAGCCTCGCGGTGAAGCTACTCGCACGGATGGACGAGGTGAAAGCGGAGGCGGGCGTGGACCGTTGGCACCCGGGTCTCTCGCTCGACTAGCTCGTTTTCCCGACCTGCTGTTCGATAACCGTCCCGTTGACGCGGTAGATCGCCACCGACCCGGAGCGATACACTTGGCGAATTCCGGGGAAGCGTTCGAACGACGTCTGACCGTAGCGCTCCCGCTCGCGCGGGCCGTAGTAAATGTATTCGACGTCGTATCGTTCCAATAGCTCCGCACGGGTTTTCCACGTCGTGGTCGGTGCGAAGATCGACGCGACATCGTTCTTTCGAGCCTGGTAGGCATCGTTCCCGCGATAAATCCGCTCTTGATACCAACCGACGATGGTCGGAACGCCGGTGAGCGACGACGCGGGACTCCCCCAGACGTAGGGCTTTCCGGGCGCGGACGCGATGTGCGGGCGTCCCTCTCTCGCGTCGAGCCATTCGATCGCTCCGGCTTCGCCGGGGTGGAACGTATGGACGAACGCCAACCCGTCGAGCGTCGGGTCGTCCGCTCGATGGATCGGGTTGTCCGTCGTCACGTGCTCCCCCAGGGAGAACACGCCGTACACGGATGCGACCAGTACGAGAAGCGTCGCACAGACCGCGGCCGCCTGTCGCCCCCCTCGTGACGTTTGGCTTCGAGTTACCGTCCCGGCCCGAGCGGCCGTCTCGGTTGGAATCGCGGCCGCTACCAACCGTGTCAGTGCGACGCCCGCGGCGACACCCCAGAGGACCCACAGCTGCATGTACACCTTGAACACCGTGTTGAACCGTCCGGAAATGGCGTTGTCTCGCACGTAGGCGAACTCGACGAGCAGGACGAGTCCCGCACCGGCCACCAACAGTACCGTCTCGAATCCGAGGTCGGCGTCCGAACGGAGGAGCAACCATCCACCGACGAGAAGCGGGGCAACCAACAGCAGCGCCGCGGCCCCTGCCTTCCAACTCAGGAGGCCCAACAGGAGACCGAAGATTACCACGAGTGCCGTATCCCAGTCCTTCCATCGGGCGTTCAACCCGAGATACAGCGCGAACAGACAGAGGAAGATGCCGTGGACGATGAGCAACTCGACGGCGTTGCTTCGGTCGGGGAAAAAGCCGAGGCCGCGTGCGCCTGCGGCCCCGAGCAACACGTTGAGGATGAACGGGGCCGCCCACACGAAAGCGAGACCGCCGACGGCGGCGACGATGAGCAGCGAAACCGTGATCCTGATGAGTTCGTCGGCCAGCCGCGACCGTTCGCCGATTTGAAGCAGTCGCTCGCCGTGCGGAACGAGCGTCGCCGGATGTCCTTCGACGAACACGAGCGAAAGCCAGACGACACCGAGTGCGGTTGGAAAGCTCCAGAAACTGACGGTGCTGATAAAGCCGACGACGGGTGGAAGCGCGACGAAGAGGAGGAGACGTCGCCGCTTGGTGTCGGAACGATATATCGCATAGCCGAGCGCCGCGACGAACAACAGGAACGGTTGGCCCATCATGTGGGCGTGAAGGTCCCCGTTCAGATACGCGAAGAAGGGGAACTCGTTTATCGTCCCGACCATGACGCGGCTGGCGTCCCAGTAGTGGAAATCGGTCGGTGAGATGGGAATCGCCGACGGGTCCATCTCCAGCGGTTTCGCTATCGTTTTCAGCAACCACTGTGGGAAGCTTCCCGCAACCAGACGCAAGGGGGTGTAAACGTTCCCGGCGAAGCCGACGAAGAACCCGGCAGCGATACCGGCGAAGCGTCGAGGTATCCCCTTCCTGTCGCGATCGCGCTCGCCAGACCGTAGGCGGACGTGATGAGCATACCGTAGAAGCCGGAGAGGGCGAGGTTGTAGCTGTAGCGGGGAAGCGTCCCCGTGAGTTTCGTCAGAATCGCGGCGATGAGATGGCCGCCGTAGTAGTACTGAATCGATTTCCCTGCAAACCACATGTCCTCGGGCGGGAGTTTCGGGGTTCGCATGAGCGATTGCAGCACGCCGAAATCGAGGAACTTCTCGCCCCCGGTCGCGATGATGGCCGGATCGATGGCCCGGATCACGACGAGAAAGCAGAACGCAACCGTGAAAACGACCATCGCTTCCGTGTACCCCTCCAAATCGAGTTCGAGGTCGTACCGCGTCAACGCCATCGAGAGGGCGGCGAGAACGACGATGGCGACGACGACGGTAGCGCTCGTAAACGCAAACTGGCCGAGCCAATAGGTGACGACCGTCACCACGACGAGACTCGCCGGAAGGGCGAACGTCGCCCCACGGTCGGGAAACGTCCGAAACAGTGCCGCTGCAATGGGAAGCCCGGCCAGCGCGAGGGCGTAATAGATGACCAGCCAGAACGCAACGAGCACGAACTCCATCTGGGTCATTCGGAGCACCGCAGTGAT
Coding sequences within it:
- a CDS encoding ABC transporter permease translates to MSSWRDQAEKGLTRLTETSAVERILISLAALVMSIIVGGFVILISGWVATCSEPFLAQQVLITIPGTGGWGVQFPIPGSFCYNPIQVYKYLFVGSFANPQTSTLFPPDFVLDKFSLAVTLRQTSVLLLAGLAAAIAFRAGMFNIGTQGQLVLGGLGSALSVLWVAPHVPGGLVGSIILIPLGLLSGAVVGGIYGAIPGAMKAYADANEVITTIMLNFIATGIAFVLVSEYFKNPASQTVETRPMPSAAVLSPIVFPSQASFSILVLIGALALSGGAYLLLHRTAFGYDLRTSGVQPEAAEYGGVDAKRTMVSSMALSGAVAGIAGTVYVLMILGRWQQGVPSYGFDGITVTILAGNNPLGIPLAALLFGMLKSGSLAIDFGLGVPKQLVGVLRGLIILFVAMPEFFRMIGKRVTTPSSSGAVAADGGTSRRR
- a CDS encoding ABC transporter permease, whose protein sequence is MNRRVRLTIWSVVIAAIIGVVGFLFPNSVVGKIVGTINGSYASAALRATVPIGFAALGGIFAEKSGVINIGLEGHLIISAFTGVAVANALAGPAGATQTTLWLGFFAAVIASGLLALLFAVVCIEFKADQIIAGLAVWLIALGLAPFASKILWGGINSPSVGTITNWRIPLLAKIPVIGPVLFNANPTVYMLLIAVPLTWGVLNKTAFGQWVKASGENPMALDTVGINVHRVRYASVLISGLLAGIGGAGLSLGQAGLFNGSGTTMVNGRGWIGITAYLFGNYNPFGAFGASFLFASLDALQLRLQQVGFNVPRELIGIIPYVTVIIVLVFVGHTRTPDAAGEPYESGEE
- the cdd gene encoding cytidine deaminase translates to MDELVEQAREIQDRAHVPYSEYPVGAALRTADGTVYVGCNIENANFSNSLHAEEVAFAEAIKSGHREFDRLAVSSARRDGVTPCGMCRQTLSEFCDDDLVVVCDHGDDVREYTLGELLPDTITEEMLD
- a CDS encoding nucleoside phosphorylase; this encodes MDDSEDPNAEVQYHIEVGEDDVANAVLLPGNPERVEKITQFWDSADEKAFHREYRTVTGTYDDAPISVTSTGIGSPSAAIAVEELARIGADTFIRVGSCGAIQPEMNVGDLVITTGGVRQEGTSDEYVREDYPAVADYEVVAALVAAAERLDYDYHTGITMSADSFYAGQGRPGFEGFLAEGGDELVSHLRDANVKNIEMEASAILTIANVYGLRAGAICSVYANRETGEFRTEGEHRAAETASLAVKLLARMDEVKAEAGVDRWHPGLSLD